A single Dermacentor albipictus isolate Rhodes 1998 colony chromosome 3, USDA_Dalb.pri_finalv2, whole genome shotgun sequence DNA region contains:
- the LOC135902618 gene encoding uncharacterized protein, with amino-acid sequence MAEVRSTCEVTSGAGESIIGVKDALPGKALGGDGSATCVDEPPTYETQRLEGTSTEVVSGCTSSGFTTQTDASELPSEGRRGSGVPKSSSRSVPKKSCRSGMFFVGGDAGMPSASPTKSLERRPAVFRSRAAESLGDSSERLRGGRDGPVAHDARTGCATNLKLLAENLVNETAQHGGASPRSCSIAASEGPSREDLEMQSPPPEEPVDAASVTRVASQVSEEAPAYFTEAPSTGAFAPCPTDSASAYEIDAAANEPALETVVVQSAPRAPSKSTVQVLRVEVPEAPVRPEHFSGSEAPLAASTLPLNSEVPRNNRPTQVLRHPRPHAMPAIATPLCTRWCCAKISMISMAIMSLFAAFMIYAFREDTFVDLVNWAATWNTSSIRARFVVTQALLPEAENITESGIFKRNVP; translated from the exons ATGGCAGAAGTGCGCAGCACTTGTGAGGTCACGTCGGGGGCTGGAGAATCCATCATAGGAGTAAAGGACGCACTGCCCGGAAAGGCGCTGGGCGGCGATGGTTCGGCCACGTGTGTGGACGAGCCACCAACTTACGAGACGCAGCGACTGGAAGGGACTTCAACGGAGGTCGTGAGCGGCTGCACGTCTTCAGGCTTCACTACGCAGACCGATGCATCTG AATTGCCATCAGAGGGCAGGAGAGGCAGCGGCGTGCCCAAATCGAGCAGCCGCTCCGTGCCAAAGAAGAGCTGCCGCAGCGGGATGTTCTTCGTCGGCGGCGATGCCGGCATGCCGTCCGCTTCGCCGACCAAGTCCCTCGAACGCCGCCCGGCCGTGTTCCGGAGCCGAGCGGCCGAGTCGCTGGGCGACTCGAGCGAGCGCCTGCGTGGTGGCCGAGACGGACCGGTGGCGCACGACGCCCGCACTGGATGCGCCACGAACCTGAAGCTTCTGGCAGAGAACCTCGTCAACGAGACCGC GCAGCACGGAGGAGCTTCACCTCGGTCGTGTTCGATAGCTGCGAGCGAAGGGCCAAGTCGCGAGGACCTCGAAATGCAGTCACCACCTCCCGAGGAACCGGTGGACGCAGCGAGCGTGACCCGAGTGGCGTCACAAGTCTCCGAGGAGGCGCCAGCATATTTTACCGAAGCGCCTTCCACGGGCGCTTTCGCTCCGTGCCCAACCGATTCGGCGTCAGCGTACGAGATCGACGCGGCAGCCAACGAACCAGCCCTGGAGACGGTTGTGGTGCAATCTGCTCCTCGCGCTCCAAGCAAGTCTACCGTACAG GTTCTCAGAGTTGAAGTCCCAGAAGCACCCGTGCGGCCTGAGCACTTCTCCGGCTCTGAAGCGCCCTTGGCTGCATCCACACTGCCCCTCAACTCAGAAGTGCCCAGAAACAACAGACCTACACAAGTTCTACGCCACCCACGCCCACACGCCATGCC AGCCATTGCGACTCCACTGTGTACCCGATGGTGCTGCGCTAAGATCAGCATGATATCCATGGCGATTATGTCCCTCTTTGCTGCCTTCATGATTTACGCATTCAGGGAAG ATACTTTCGTGGATTTAGTAAACTGGG CGGCAACGTGGAATACTTCCAGCATCAGAGCAAGGTTCGTAGTAACGCAGGCTCTCCTTCCGGAGGCAG AAAACATCACGGAATCCGGCATTTTCAAGAGGAACGTGCCTTGA